Proteins from one Deinococcus radiopugnans ATCC 19172 genomic window:
- a CDS encoding IS630 family transposase: protein MDEHRIGLQPITRPVWTPTGHPATRPVEPRYEWLYLYAFVCPESGASQFWLVPEVTKRAYQLVVAAFAASLGAGPDHHIVLVEDGAGFHVPPLEGHPPGLETVTLPPYSPELQPVERAWNLTDEPLANRCFESLAELQEALGERCAWLETQPDLITQHTLFHWWPLCTN from the coding sequence CGCGGCCCGTCTGGACACCCACGGGCCACCCCGCCACCCGGCCCGTCGAGCCACGCTATGAATGGCTGTATCTGTATGCCTTCGTCTGTCCTGAAAGTGGCGCCAGCCAGTTCTGGCTGGTGCCAGAGGTCACCAAACGCGCCTACCAACTCGTCGTGGCCGCATTCGCGGCCAGTCTCGGGGCAGGGCCAGATCATCACATTGTGCTCGTTGAAGATGGTGCGGGGTTTCATGTCCCTCCACTGGAGGGACATCCCCCTGGCCTGGAGACGGTGACCCTGCCACCCTATTCGCCAGAATTGCAGCCGGTGGAGCGCGCCTGGAACTTGACGGATGAGCCACTGGCCAACCGATGTTTTGAATCACTTGCTGAACTCCAGGAAGCACTCGGTGAACGGTGTGCCTGGCTGGAAACCCAACCCGATCTCATCACGCAACATACCCTGTTCCACTGGTGGCCTCTCTGTACGAATTAA